In Carya illinoinensis cultivar Pawnee chromosome 7, C.illinoinensisPawnee_v1, whole genome shotgun sequence, the following are encoded in one genomic region:
- the LOC122315183 gene encoding L-type lectin-domain containing receptor kinase IX.1-like — MFLLFFFLLLLRTAHTVYFRITRFEPNAGNILYLGDAAPSVGAIELINRYTYVCRVGRAIYSERVPLWDSDTGILTNFSTHFSFIIDTQGRAEYGHGLAFFLAPVGFEVPLNSAGGFLGLFNTSTSDSSQNHIVHVEFDSYVNQEWDPPFEHVGINNNSIASTKYTSWNASSHSGDAADVWVTYDASTKNLSVSWKYQTTSNAQENTSLSFEIDLMQVLPEWVIVGFSAGTSQFGERNKIQSWEFSSSLERKERRGKNENRKSLVVGLTVSAGVLIAVAIVTCVILLAWKVMKKKVETNETVNLTSINEDLERGAGPRRFSHRYLALATNNFSNDKKLGEGGFGAVYKGYLIDLDIAVAVKKISRGSKQGRKEYITEVKIISRIRHRNLVQLIGWCHDNGEFLLVYEFMPNGSLDMHLFGKRSPLTWAGRYKIASGLASALLYLHEEWEQCVVHRDIKSSNVMLDSSFNVKLGDFGLARLMDHELGPQTTGLAGTLGYMAPEYIATGRASKESDVYSYGVVTLEIATGRKSTDPPEKDYAMGLVEWVWNLYGSGRLRLAIDERLHMDFEEKEVECLMIVGLWCAHPDRSLRPSIRQAIHVLNFEAAMPNLPLNMPVPLYHVPTPLVSSGEPFITTSLDDGR, encoded by the coding sequence atgtttcttctcttcttcttccttctactTCTTCGCACCGCTCACACAGTTTATTTCCGTATAACTCGCTTTGAACCCAACGCTGGTAACATACTATACTTGGGAGATGCAGCACCTTCTGTTGGAGCCATTGAGTTGATCAATAGATATACTTACGTATGCCGGGTCGGCCGAGCCATCTATTCTGAGAGGGTGCCTCTCTGGGACTCTGATACAGGAATACTCACTAACTTTAGCACACATTTCTCCTTCATTATCGACACCCAAGGTCGTGCTGAATATGGCCATGGTTTAGCCTTCTTCTTGGCTCCTGTCGGGTTCGAAGTCCCTCTGAACTCAGCTGGTGGATTTTTAGGCCTATTCAACACATCAACCAGTGATTCATCTCAGAATCACATTGTTCATGTCGAATTTGACTCGTACGTGAACCAGGAATGGGATCCTCCATTTGAGCATGTGGGAATTAATAACAACTCAATTGCTTCCACAAAATACACTTCTTGGAATGCTAGCTCACACAGTGGAGATGCCGCTGATGTATGGGTCACTTACGATGCTTCTACAAAGAACTTGAGCGTCTCTTGGAAATATCAAACTACCTCTAATGCTCAGGAGAATACGAgtctttcttttgaaattgatcTCATGCAGGTTCTTCCAGAGTGGGTCATTGTTGGATTTTCAGCTGGTACAAGTCAATTTGGAGAGCGCAATAAAATTCAGTCATGGGAATTCAGTTCAAGTttggaaagaaaggaaagaagggGGAAGAATGAAAACAGGAAGAGTTTAGTGGTTGGTCTAACAGTTTCAGCTGGTGTTCTGATAGCTGTAGCAATTGTAACTTGTGTAATATTGTTGGCGTGGAAggtaatgaaaaagaaagttgaAACAAACGAGACTGTGAACTTGACATCAATTAATGAAGACCTTGAGAGAGGAGCAGGACCCAGAAGATTTTCGCATCGATATCTTGCTTTAGCCACCAACAATTTTTCGAATGACAAGAAGTTGGGAGAAGGAGGGTTTGGTGCCGTCTACAAGGGGTACTTAATAGATTTGGATATAGCAGTTGCTGTGAAGAAAATCTCAAGGGGGTCTAAACAGGGAAGAAAGGAATACATAACTGAGGTAAAAATTATTAGCAGGATTAGACACAGGAATCTGGTTCAACTCATAGGATGGTGCCATGACAATGGTGAGTTCCTACTTGTTTACGAGTTTATGCCAAATGGTAGCCTTGATATGCATTTGTTTGGGAAAAGGAGTCCTTTAACTTGGGCAGGGAGATACAAGATAGCTTCTGGGTTGGCATCTGCGCTGCTTTATCTCCATGAAGAATGGGAGCAATGTGTCGTTCACCGAGACATCAAATCGAGCAATGTAATGCTTGATTCTAGCTTTAATGTGAAGCTTGGAGACTTTGGATTGGCTCGGCTCATGGACCATGAGCTAGGTCCTCAGACGACTGGATTGGCTGGAACATTAGGCTATATGGCTCCAGAATACATAGCCACTGGAAGGGCTAGTAAAGAGTCAGATGTATACAGTTATGGTGTGGTTACATTAGAAATTGCTACCGGACGGAAGTCAACTGACCCTCCAGAAAAGGATTATGCAATGGGATTGGTAGAGTGGGTTTGGAATCTTTATGGAAGTGGAAGGCTTCGTTTGGCGATTGATGAGAGATTGCATATGGATTTTGAGGAGAAGGAGGTAGAGTGTTTAATGATTGTCGGACTGTGGTGTGCTCATCCTGATCGAAGTCTTAGGCCATCAATAAGGCAAGCAATTCATGTTCTTAATTTTGAGGCTGCAATGCCAAATCTTCCTTTGAATATGCCTGTTCCTTTGTATCATGTACCCACACCATTAGTTAGCTCTGGTGAACCTTTTATAACTACAAGTCTAGACGACGGTCGTTGA